The sequence CCAGCTACCCCTACACCGTCACCGGTTACGGAACCCAAACCAACGTTTACGTCCGCAATGCTCAAGGCTACACCGAACGCCTTTGGGGTACTCGCACCTATGCGGACCTGCAAGCAACCGCAAATGCCTACTGTCGCGGGCTAGGCTATAACCGTGCAAATTACTGGCGGTCGGAAGGTTGTGGCGAAGATGAAGATTCATTCATCCGATTTGACCCGGCAATCAATAATTGGCACTCCCGAAATTCCGGTAGCGCCAACAACCGCGGCGGTTACTGCCGATACCGCCTTATGAGTGAAGTGAGCTGTGCTTACTAGCATTGAAATAAAATACGATTAACTATCCATAGCGACGACTTGAAATTTTATGGTCGTCGCTTCGATGAGAAACTGACTAAAGTGGCCGATACACGTCTGGAGAGCTTGTTCTGAAAGCACACTGCCAATTGAGTCTTTGCAGAGTCGTTATGAACTGAGTAGCAGATAAAGAAAATTTCTCTGAGAAAGCGGCTTTAAAGGCAATGTCGATACTACACAATTCTAGTTTGATAACTGAATAGCCAGGAAGATAAAAACAACGATTAAAACGGCTAAAGCGAGAAAGAAAGTGTTTTTTTCGAACCTTTAAGATCTCCCCTTTTCGAACACAGGATCGTATTTCTCACTAAAAAAGTTCAACCATAAACAAGAAAACCCTGGCCCCGCTAGTCCAACTACCCCCATATTTGCCAAACCAAGGACCTTTGCTCTTTTAAAGTAATCAAAGCTCTTTTTATAGATATATATCCGATGGACGCTAATACCAACAAAGCTAAAAGGACTGACACATTTTCACTCATGAGTTAACGCCATCCTATATTCAATTAACAAGAAACAGGTAGTACGCTTTTCTTTATAAAAATCAAAAGGTTAAAAGCGCAGCGTACGCTGCATAGGGTGTGACAATAAAATGGAGAGGCGGCAGCCGTGAGTGGCCTTCTCGTTCGGGGACAACCTTCACAACTTTCGTGAAGGCTTCAGGTAAAAAGAAAGCGGCTAAAGCCGAAGCCTTGCCGCTTGCATTCAGATTATTGTGAAGGGACTTCTGAAGGCATTCGCAACTTTTTAATTGGGGTCTGTCCCCGATTATTCTAACCAAGTGGTGCACTTCGAGTTGAATTCGCCTTACTCCCACCGACCACTAATGTTAGTCCAACCTTCTCGGTTCAAAATATCTTCTTGATAAATAAAGTAGACAAGTGCCCCCGTCAACAACCCTCCTACCGGAATCAACATCATTCCAATAAACTCACCAAGAGCTTCACCAAATAGAAATACTATTGGAGGAACAATTAAAGACGCGGAAACCAAAGATAAGAATGACACAAGCTTCATTTTATTTTTAAGCAAAATGAATTTAAATGGCCTATCAACATAAGAAATACCTGCAATCAAAAGCCATGCCGCGATAGTTAACAGCCATTGATGTTCGAACAGAAAATAAATAAATGCTCCAATTAAAGTAAAACCTCCATAAACCCCAGGGGCAACATGAACTTGGAACGACCTGTATTTTCTATTTTCATTCATTACTGCCACCTAATCCGACACAAGGAAAGAGGAATTAGTACTCTGGAAATTAACAATCGCAGAGCCCACTCTACCCGCAGGAGTATTACCAAATACAAATCCCGCACCTATATTCGCTGCATCTAAAATTAACGATCCAGACGAAGCATCATTGAAGTAAATATTTGAAGCGCTGACCGTTGCACCTTGGGCAGATATGGCTGTTGCCGCAAGAACCGAAGAACGTGTACCTGTAAGCACTAATCCACTTCCCGTGGCAGCTATAGTTAAATTACCAGCGACCTCAGAAACACGATAAGCCGAAGACTCTTCGTTCACACCGTCATTAATATTTAACGCTCCACGTGCCAGCTTCGTCAGCCCAAATGAAACGCCATCACCAAAACCCGCAGCCGCATCAACCACACCTTGAGGCAATGAAGGTAAGTGCCTTCCAAGGTTATCCCAAAAACATCTTTCCTGCCGCTTTCGTGCATAAACGGTCATACACTCATCCTCAGGGCAGCTGCTCTGTTGCTCTGGCTCTACCCCTATCCCACTCTGATGCACACAGCCTTCGTTTCGGGAGTTCCCCCCGTTAACTTCACCCGTGACAACAACTTCCTCTTCAATCTCTCCATTCTGGTTATCCTCTTCTGAGATACAGTTTTGCCGATTTTTTACGCTTAATTAAAAATCACACCACCTGTTATCCATCGAAACGAAACGCACATTGAGGATTTGCAGCCATAGATCCAAACAAACAATTTCAGATATTTCCAGATGGCGATTTTGCGGTCTAAGGAACCTCTGAAAAATACCGAATATCTGCGATAATACGGCTCATCTCAAGTCGGAGAAAACATTATGTCCCAGTTAAGCTTTTTAGATGCCGAAGGCCAGGCAAAACGCAAACAAACCCGCAGGGAAAAATTCCTTCTTGAGATGGATAAGCTCCTCCCCTGGAGTGAGCTCGAAAGGCCGATAGCCCGCTACTACTCAAAATCACTGCGGGGTCGCAAACCGTTCCCGCTTTCAAGCATGCTTCGCATTCACTGCATGCAACTGTTTTATAATCTCAGCGACCCTGCGATGGAGGACACCTTGTACGAAGTTGAATCCATGAGACGCTTTGCCGGAATCAGTATTGATACTGTTCCGGACGAAACAACGATTTTAAATTTCCGTCACTTGCTCGAAAGACATAACCTCGGGAAGAAACTGTTTTCCAAAATAAACAAACACCTAGCCAAACAAGGCCTTTCCTTTAAGGAAGGCACGATTGTTGATGCCACTATTATCAGCGCGCCGACTTCGACAAAAAACGAATCCGGCCAGCGGGATCCCGAGATGCACCAAACCAAAAAGGGAAATGAATGGCATTTTGGAATGAAAATGCACATTGGCGTAGACGATGCGTTTGGTGTAATCCATAGCATGGATACCACCCCGGCAAATGTTCACGATATAAATTTGGGCAGACAATTACTGCATGGTAACGAAAATCGTATGTGGGGTGATGCGGGTTACCTCGGGATTGAAAAACGGGACGAGGCACAAGACCTGGATATAGACTGGTTTGTTGGCTGCCGCCCCGGAAAACGAAAGACCTTAAGCGGCGCAGCGGCACAGCTTGAAAAAATCAAGGCGAGTGTACGCGCGAAAGTGGAACACCCGTTTCGCATGATTAAACAGCAGTTTGGTTACAGTAAAACCCGCTATCGCGGATTGGCGAAAAATACGGAGCGTTTATATTTGTTGGCGGGGTTCGCAAACCTTGTTACATGCAAACGGTATTTGCTGGCCTGAGGGTCAGTGCGCCCTGAATTCAGGTTTTGGCCTGAATTTAGGGTAAATTACCAAGGATATGCTGCGATTTTTTTCTTATTGGGGAAAAAATACTGAAAAATTAATTAAATCGCTAAAATTTGCGTAAAATTCAGAGGTTCCCTAACTTCAGTTAGCTAATTTACAGTCCATACTGCCGCTCAAAATGGGTGATTAACGCGGCGGCGTTGGTGGGCTTGCCGGTTGCCCGTTGCATCAGTTCCTGAGATTCCAAACGGCTGCCCCATTGCCATATATTGTCGTGCAACCATTGGGTAATTTGGGCAAACTCATTTGCAGCGATAAGTGCGTTTAAATCGCCAATTTTCGATTCCATCGCCGCACGCAATTGCGCGGCGTTGACTGCGCCGAGCGTGTAGCTGGGGAAATAGCCGAAGGCACCGGACGGCCAATGGACATCCTGCATGCAGCCATCTTTATTATTTCCCTGGGTATTTACGCCAAGGTACTGTTGCATTTTTTGACTCCAGACGTCGGGAATATCACTCACCTCCATGTCGCCACTAATTAATGCGGATTCAATTTCGTGACGCACAATAATATGGAGCGGATAACTGAGTTCATCGGCGGATACGCGGATCAAACCCGGCTCCACCCAGCAGACTGCCTGTTTTAAATCATCGGCGCTGAGCGATACATTCGCAGGAAACAGCGTTTGGACCTGTTTGGCCAGCAGCGCGCAAAAGGCATCCGTTGTGCCTATGTGTTTTTCAAAAAATAAGCTTTGGCTTTCGTGGATGCTCATGTTTCGCGCCAGACCGAGCGGCTGACCGCGCCACGCGTTTGGCAACCCGGCTTCGTAGCTGGCGTGCCCGGTTTCATGTACAGTACCAAACAGGGCGTCGAGAAAATCGTCGGTGCGATAGCGCGTGGTGATGCGCTGGTCTCCAGGGTTTCCGGTGCTGAACGGATGCGCGCTGATATCCAGGCGACCTGCGTTAAAATCGAACCCCAGAGTCGCAGCGATATTGCGGCTTAGTTGCTGTTGTTGTGCCACAGGAAACTCGCCGCGTACATTTGCCCGCGTGATCTTGTTTTGGCGTTCGCATACGGTATTGATCATTTCCGGCAGAATTGCTTTTAGCTGAGCAAAAGTCTCGTCAATGAGGGCGGCGCTGTCCCCGCAACTGTAGAGCCCCAGCATCGCATCATAGGGCGTCGGCGTGTTCAGCGCTTGCTGGCGAATACGCGCTTGTTCACGCGCGAGCTCGACAACCCGCGTGAAGCTTGCGCTGAATCCGGCCCAGTCATTTTGCGGCCGCAGTGTTGTCCACTGTTGCTGGCAGAGCGCGTTGGCGACGGCTTGCTCGCGTACCAGCTCTTCTGGCATGAGGTTACTGTTCTGCCAGGCCCGGCGCATCTCTCGCACATTGGCCGCTTCGTCTGCCGTGAGATCAGCGTCTGTGCAGGCGTCTAACCAGGTTTGCATCTCCGGCTGGTTCATGGCGCTGTGTTCCAGGGCGGACATTTCGGCGATGGCGTTCGCGCGTTCTTCAGCACCCCCGCCGGGCATCATCACTTCCTGGTCCCACTCAAGAATGGTCAGGCAGTGCTGGTAGTACGCAATTTTTCGAAACGCGCTGTGGAGATTCTGGTAGGCGCTCATACGCAGGTTTCCGTGTTAAATTGATTTAATTTTCCCATTTGCTCGGGGGTATGTTGCTGATGTGGATATGCCCGATAAGCCGAATTGTCGGGCGCAATAAAAACTGAAAGCTGCCACAAATAAACAGCCATATTGCAGCGGTTTCCCGCTGGGGAAATAAAAATAAAATACTGCCCACCAAAAATAACACAGCAACAATAAAGTCATTAACGATGCTGATGACTTCATAGCGCCGCCGGATTACCAGCTCTTTGTGGCCAAGTCTGAGTGTGAGTGGATTGTCGACAGCATTATCGGTCATTACTTCCCCGTAGCGTTGTGCAGTATATACCGGGCCGGAAAGCGGACCGGGTGTTTAAGCGCGTGACATTTTCTTCTATCGCGTTCATTAATTCTGACCCATCAGCACCGCATTTGTTCGTAAGCGCTTGTTTTATCGCGTTTTTACATACGGTTGTTCGGGTCATTCCTGGTCAGCGGCTGATCGCACTCTATTTAAATGACGCTCGCACAGCTCTATAATTAGCGCCTAACACACCTTAAATGAATGGTTGTCTCTCATGAATGCTCCGCTGATGGAACACACAATGCGCTGGTTTGGCCCTGCTGACCCGGTGAGCCTGTCTGATTTGCGCCAAGCCGGTTGCGCCGGCGTAGTTACGGCGCTGCACCACATCCCCAACGGCGTGATATGGCAGCAGGCGGATATCGAAGCGCGCAAACGTGAAATCGAAGCAGCTGGCATGCGTTGGAATGTCGTTGAAAGTCTGCCAGTGCACGAAGACATCAAGTCACAGCAATCCGGCTTTGAGCAGTTGATCGAAAACTACAAGGAAAGCCTGCGCAATCTCGCAGCCTGTGATGTGCGGGTGGTGACCTATAACTTTATGCCGCTGCTGGATTGGACCCGAACCGACCTTGGCTACGCCATGCCCGATGGCGGCAAGGCCCTGCGTTTCGATATGATTCAGGTTGCCGCCTACGATATCCATATTCTGCAACGCCCCGACGCCGCGGCAGATTACAGTGAGATCGTACAACAGCTGGCCGCTGAAAAAGTGGCCGCCATGAGTGACGACGATAAGATCGCCCTGGAAAAAACCATCGTTGCGGGGCTGCCCGGCAGCGAAGTGAGCTTCTCTACCAAAGCCTTCCTCGAGGCGATTATGGCCTATCACGATATTGGCCCCGAGCAATACAAGGCGAATCTAATCTACTTCCTGCAGGCTATTTGCCCTCTGGCGGACGAGCTTGGCATCAAACTGGTGGTACACCCGGACGATCCCCCCTTCGCAATTTACGGTCTGCCCCGCGTGGTGAGCACCGCTCAGGATCTGCGCGATATTTTCAGTGCAGTGCCCAACCCGTCTAACGGGCTTTGCTTTTGCGCCGGGTCGTTCAGCATTCGTGCGGACAACAACCTCACCGAGATGGTGCGGGAGTTCGGCGAGCGCATCCACTTTATTCATTTGCGCAATACCCAGCGGGAAGAATACGGCAGTTTCCACGAGTCGCAGCATTTAAACGGCAGCATCGACATGTACGACGTGATCAATGCGATTATGGACGTATCTGCAGCGCGCAACGAGTCTATCGCCATGCGCCCAGACCACGGCCATCAAATACTCGACGACCTGAAAAAACGGGCAAACCCCGGTTACTCGGCGATTGGTCGCCTCAAAGGCCTGGCCGAGTTGCGCGGTCTGGAGCTGGGAATTTACCGCGCGCGCCAACACTAATCGCTGCGCTCAAGCTCATACAAAGCCATAAAACATAAGACAAAAAAGGTGCCGATTGGCACCTTTTTTACGTCTGTATAAACCGCGAGTTAGCGCTCTGCTACCAGGGTAATTCATCGCCGTTCGCGTGCCAGAAGGTGCCTGTTGCGCTGAGCGTCAGGGCCTCCAAGCGCGCGACAAGGCCAGCAGCGGCGTCATCCGCAGATACATCCCCGGCGAAATTGACCATACGGGTTTGGACAAACCCTGGATGCAAAATAGCCACCGCGATTCCCCGTGGCTTTAAGTCCCGAGCCAGCGACATTCCCGCCGCGTTCAGCGCGGCTTTCGACATGCGGTAGCCGTAATAACCGCCGGAGCCGTTATCCGCGATCGACCCCATACGGCTGGTCACCAGACCAATACGGCTGTTACTCGCCATCAGCGGCAACAACGCTTCGGTTACCCGCAATGGGCCGAGCGCGTTTATTTCCAGCTGCGCACGCACGGTATCGTAGTCGATACTACCCAAACTCTCGCTGGCCAGCATGCCGGCATTGTTAACCAGGATATCAATTGTGCTGCCCGCCAGCCGTTCAGAAAGCTGCTGACTCAGATCGTCACTGGTTACGTCTATGCCTTGTTCAATTCGCGCTCCAGTGGCTTCCAGCTCCGCGCTTGCCTCGCGACAAAGCGCAATCACACTTGCGCCACGGGAAACATATTGCTTGACCAAAGCCAGGCCAATCCCTCGATTTGCTCCCGTGATGACAACCTTCTTGGTTGAGTAATCCATAAGCACTCCTGTTGTTAGTGGGTCTGACTTACGTTAAACCAAAGTTGCTTGTCGTCAAGGGGCGTTTTTACCGGCAGCAAAGGATTGTCGATGCGGAATATACGGCGCTGCTCCAACTTCGCTCGTTCGATATCGTCACCGAAGTTATCGTAGAACAGGGTATCAAAGGAGCCATCACTCACGGCTTTGCGCAATCCGGACTCGAGTACCCGGGCATGCTCTGGCTGGGCTTTGCTCACGAAAAAGTAATACGCTGACGGGTAATGCAGCGCCAGATTCGGCTCGACGATCAAGCCTTTTGCTTTGAGCGTGGGCATCTCAGCCCAGACTTCGTTAACGGCCAAGGGCAGGTAATCCACATTGTGTTTACTAACCATCTCAAGCAGACCGCTCCAGTCGACCGCCAGCCTGAGGCTGAAGCCATTGCTGTGCAGAATGTGGGTGTCCGGCCAGCCAAGACCTTGGGTTGCTACCAGTGTTTTGAGTGCACCTGGTTCAATGATATTGCTGAATTTGTCCCGATATTGATCGCTGATCACCAACAGGCGCCAGCCAATCAAACCTTTATAGAGGGGAATGCGCACAGGCAGCAACTCTTGCTCCAGCTCTTCACTGGTAAGCAACCAATGCACGTTGTAGCGCTCGGACCGCAAAAAGAGCTTACTGCGCTTTTCGCTCATAGCTGACAGGGTGACAGGCTCAAGCACATAGGACTCACCTGACTTCTCGAGCGCAAGCTTCAGCAAGGATACAAAATAGCTGTCCCGATGCTGGAACACCGGGTTATCGGAGACCGGATAGCTGAATCGCAGGGGCGCGTGGCCCTCTTCCGCGTGACCACTGCTCGTAGATAACAATAACAGTAGAGCGAACTGCCACAAGGTACACCATCTCGATTGCCGGTACATCATGTCAGTCTCCCCCCTTTTTTGTTCGTGCGAGTAAGGTTTGGCGAGTCGGGTCTCGTTGTATACAACACAACGAAAAGTGTGTCATGTATGTTTACTGAAGGTCGCGCTAGTACACCGAAAACGTGAACAGGTTCGCTAAAAAACCTGACTTCCCGCTACATCAATGTCTCGATCCTGCTTTTCTGGCGGGACTCCGTCGACAGTCAAACGCCCCTGACATATTGGTGGCGACTGCATTGAATCCCCATGCGGCCCAGCGAAACACGCCCAGCGCCACCAAGATAGCTGGTCTGGGCAAGGAGCAACTCCGCCGTCGCGCGCGCGTCCGTCATCGCGTTGTGGTGGCCTGAAATTGGCGGCAAACCATAGCGCTCACGACACTGAGCAAGACGCAATCCGCTTTCCGCACCCTGTAGTTGCAGGCGCCGCTGTTCAATGAGCATCGTGTCCACATAGCCGAAAAGGAGCGGACAACGAAAATTGTCGTAGGCGGTTTGCTGCAGAAACCGCAAATCCAGCGGTGCGTGATGAAACACCAGCACACTGCCGGGCACCTGTTTGGCTAACAAAGTAATCGCCGCAGCGGCGCTCTTGGCGCCCGCGATGGTTGCATCGTGAAGGCCGTGTATACGGGTACTCTCCCCTGCCCCGCGGTCCGCATGAATCAGCAGGTGTTTGCCACTGGCATGGGAAATTCGTGCGTTCTCGATAACAACCCAGCCGATACTGAGCAGCTGGCTGCGACTCGCATCCAACCCGCTCATTTCGCAATCCACCACCAGAAAGCGATTTTCGCGCATCAGGCTGCGGCTGGCAGGTGCCGTTGCCTGGTAGATGCCTGCCAGTGGCGTTTTTGTGGCGGCCTTGCCGTAGCGCTTTTTTTGCCAGCGATAACTCAGGCTATAGAACACCGCCACCAAACCTTGCTTTCATCGCGGCCTGCGCTTGCCGCACCAGTTGGAATGCCTCCTTCAACTGGTGGCGCACAAGGGGCGAAAGTGTTTTCGGGTCCAGCTGATTATCCACGGTATCGCCCGCATGAAATTTCTCACCCTGCGCCTGCAGGCGGATACCTGCGATAAATTCATGGGCATCCACCAGGCTGGCCACTAACTCCCGCGACATCACACCGGCGCGTTCCATCGCCTGCAAGCGTGAAATGGTGTTCACTTCGCTGATGGCAGCCGCGAGACTGTAGTTGCGCGCGATGTCCACAATGGTGATAGTGCCGCGCTTTTTCAAATCCAGGGTGTGGTTGTGATCGCCGTCTTTCTCCAGCACGAACTGCTTGAAAAATCCCAGCGGCGGCGAGTGCTCCAGCGCATTTTGCGTCATCAACGCTAAAAATATGGTGTTGGAGCGCGCTTTAGCCAGAACGTATCCGCGCAGGTGATTTACCAGCTCCAGGTCACCTGCTACTGGCCGCATATCGAAAAAAATACTCGCGTGCATCAACGCTTTAGGCGAGCGTTCCTGAATCCAATAATTAAAGGTTTGTTGCCACCCCGCGAGTGTCATCCGCCATTTGGGGTTCGACGCCATAATATCGCCAGGACAGCGGTGAATACCGCAGACATCCAGGCCATCGTTAACAAAGCGCGCAAAAGGCGCGAAGTAGGCATCCGCGGAGTCATCGGCATTATTGGCGTATATCAGCGCGTTGTCCTGGTCAGATCCCAGCATCTGTTCCTGCCGCGCCTGCGAGCCAAATGCCAGCCAGGCCCAAGTGCAGGGCGGTTTGCCATAAACAGTTTCCGCCAAGCGTAACAGGCGGCGGGTGAGCGCATCGCTCAGGGAGGTGATAATTTCGCCGACTTCGTAGGGGCGAGTATCGCGCTCGATCAGTTTTACCACCAAGTCGGGCAGTTTCGCAGCAACCGCCGCCAACTCAGTCACCGTAGTGGCATTATTAATACCGCGGGTGAGCGACAGCGGCTCCAGATTATTGGCCCGCATAATATCGCTCATACCGAGCATACCGACAGGCACATCTCTGTCCACCACTGGTAGATGGTGAATACCGCTGCTCATCATTACCAGTTGCGCCTGGTGCAATCGCCCTCGCATATCGATGCAATGGGGCTTCGGTGTCATAACACCACTCACCGGCTCGGTATCTGCTACGCCTTTGGCGACAACCCGCGTGCGCAAATCGCGGTCTGTCATAATCCCGACCAGACGCTCATCCTCAGTAATCAACAGGGAGGATATTTTGTTGTTGGTCATTATCTGCGCGGCGCGGCGAATGGTGATATTGGGAGAAGCGCAAAACGCAGGCGCGGTCATGTAATCTTTTACCGACTGGTCCAGATAGCTGTCGGTAAAGGCGTGCTGTTTGCGCACCGCGGGCGCGGGTGCGTTCTCGGATTTGCTGGCGTCGGCCTGATAGCTGCGGGCATAGGTGTCGCAGAGCCGGCTGATGTCTTCGTCGTTGCTGCGAATGGACTGAAACGCACTCTCGCTCAGCTCGTAGTAGAGGCAGTCTTCCAGCACACGCACAATCATTTCTGCGGGTGCCTGCGCCAACACCCGGGGGATAAAAAAGTCACCCGCGCTCAATCGGTCGATCAGGTTTTGTTGGGCATCGCGTATTTCGAGGCTCCCCGAGCGCACCATGACCAGCCCCACCGGTTTGGCCTCGCCGGTGCCTACCTCCAGCTCACCGCCGCTTTTCTGGTAGGCCACATAAATATTGTTGCTGAGGTATTCCAGGTTGCTCTCGGCAAGGTGCTGGAACAACGCCTGCACCGCAATGAAGTTTTGCACATCGTTAGTTTCTGCGACCATGTGCCCCCCGCGTACGACAACAGCTAATTGTCGTTATTGTGCGTAAAGTTCTCTCGGCTAAAGCTGGTTTCGTAGTCGACAAAAACCGCCTCGG comes from Teredinibacter turnerae and encodes:
- a CDS encoding diguanylate cyclase, with protein sequence MMYRQSRWCTLWQFALLLLLSTSSGHAEEGHAPLRFSYPVSDNPVFQHRDSYFVSLLKLALEKSGESYVLEPVTLSAMSEKRSKLFLRSERYNVHWLLTSEELEQELLPVRIPLYKGLIGWRLLVISDQYRDKFSNIIEPGALKTLVATQGLGWPDTHILHSNGFSLRLAVDWSGLLEMVSKHNVDYLPLAVNEVWAEMPTLKAKGLIVEPNLALHYPSAYYFFVSKAQPEHARVLESGLRKAVSDGSFDTLFYDNFGDDIERAKLEQRRIFRIDNPLLPVKTPLDDKQLWFNVSQTH
- a CDS encoding IS5 family transposase gives rise to the protein MSQLSFLDAEGQAKRKQTRREKFLLEMDKLLPWSELERPIARYYSKSLRGRKPFPLSSMLRIHCMQLFYNLSDPAMEDTLYEVESMRRFAGISIDTVPDETTILNFRHLLERHNLGKKLFSKINKHLAKQGLSFKEGTIVDATIISAPTSTKNESGQRDPEMHQTKKGNEWHFGMKMHIGVDDAFGVIHSMDTTPANVHDINLGRQLLHGNENRMWGDAGYLGIEKRDEAQDLDIDWFVGCRPGKRKTLSGAAAQLEKIKASVRAKVEHPFRMIKQQFGYSKTRYRGLAKNTERLYLLAGFANLVTCKRYLLA
- a CDS encoding YrhK family protein, whose amino-acid sequence is MTDNAVDNPLTLRLGHKELVIRRRYEVISIVNDFIVAVLFLVGSILFLFPQRETAAIWLFICGSFQFLLRPTIRLIGHIHISNIPPSKWEN
- the uxuA gene encoding mannonate dehydratase codes for the protein MNAPLMEHTMRWFGPADPVSLSDLRQAGCAGVVTALHHIPNGVIWQQADIEARKREIEAAGMRWNVVESLPVHEDIKSQQSGFEQLIENYKESLRNLAACDVRVVTYNFMPLLDWTRTDLGYAMPDGGKALRFDMIQVAAYDIHILQRPDAAADYSEIVQQLAAEKVAAMSDDDKIALEKTIVAGLPGSEVSFSTKAFLEAIMAYHDIGPEQYKANLIYFLQAICPLADELGIKLVVHPDDPPFAIYGLPRVVSTAQDLRDIFSAVPNPSNGLCFCAGSFSIRADNNLTEMVREFGERIHFIHLRNTQREEYGSFHESQHLNGSIDMYDVINAIMDVSAARNESIAMRPDHGHQILDDLKKRANPGYSAIGRLKGLAELRGLELGIYRARQH
- a CDS encoding SDR family oxidoreductase → MDYSTKKVVITGANRGIGLALVKQYVSRGASVIALCREASAELEATGARIEQGIDVTSDDLSQQLSERLAGSTIDILVNNAGMLASESLGSIDYDTVRAQLEINALGPLRVTEALLPLMASNSRIGLVTSRMGSIADNGSGGYYGYRMSKAALNAAGMSLARDLKPRGIAVAILHPGFVQTRMVNFAGDVSADDAAAGLVARLEALTLSATGTFWHANGDELPW
- a CDS encoding carboxypeptidase M32, with the translated sequence MSAYQNLHSAFRKIAYYQHCLTILEWDQEVMMPGGGAEERANAIAEMSALEHSAMNQPEMQTWLDACTDADLTADEAANVREMRRAWQNSNLMPEELVREQAVANALCQQQWTTLRPQNDWAGFSASFTRVVELAREQARIRQQALNTPTPYDAMLGLYSCGDSAALIDETFAQLKAILPEMINTVCERQNKITRANVRGEFPVAQQQQLSRNIAATLGFDFNAGRLDISAHPFSTGNPGDQRITTRYRTDDFLDALFGTVHETGHASYEAGLPNAWRGQPLGLARNMSIHESQSLFFEKHIGTTDAFCALLAKQVQTLFPANVSLSADDLKQAVCWVEPGLIRVSADELSYPLHIIVRHEIESALISGDMEVSDIPDVWSQKMQQYLGVNTQGNNKDGCMQDVHWPSGAFGYFPSYTLGAVNAAQLRAAMESKIGDLNALIAANEFAQITQWLHDNIWQWGSRLESQELMQRATGKPTNAAALITHFERQYGL
- a CDS encoding DUF294 nucleotidyltransferase-like domain-containing protein, whose product is MVAETNDVQNFIAVQALFQHLAESNLEYLSNNIYVAYQKSGGELEVGTGEAKPVGLVMVRSGSLEIRDAQQNLIDRLSAGDFFIPRVLAQAPAEMIVRVLEDCLYYELSESAFQSIRSNDEDISRLCDTYARSYQADASKSENAPAPAVRKQHAFTDSYLDQSVKDYMTAPAFCASPNITIRRAAQIMTNNKISSLLITEDERLVGIMTDRDLRTRVVAKGVADTEPVSGVMTPKPHCIDMRGRLHQAQLVMMSSGIHHLPVVDRDVPVGMLGMSDIMRANNLEPLSLTRGINNATTVTELAAVAAKLPDLVVKLIERDTRPYEVGEIITSLSDALTRRLLRLAETVYGKPPCTWAWLAFGSQARQEQMLGSDQDNALIYANNADDSADAYFAPFARFVNDGLDVCGIHRCPGDIMASNPKWRMTLAGWQQTFNYWIQERSPKALMHASIFFDMRPVAGDLELVNHLRGYVLAKARSNTIFLALMTQNALEHSPPLGFFKQFVLEKDGDHNHTLDLKKRGTITIVDIARNYSLAAAISEVNTISRLQAMERAGVMSRELVASLVDAHEFIAGIRLQAQGEKFHAGDTVDNQLDPKTLSPLVRHQLKEAFQLVRQAQAAMKARFGGGVL
- a CDS encoding 3'-5' exonuclease, whose product is MAVFYSLSYRWQKKRYGKAATKTPLAGIYQATAPASRSLMRENRFLVVDCEMSGLDASRSQLLSIGWVVIENARISHASGKHLLIHADRGAGESTRIHGLHDATIAGAKSAAAAITLLAKQVPGSVLVFHHAPLDLRFLQQTAYDNFRCPLLFGYVDTMLIEQRRLQLQGAESGLRLAQCRERYGLPPISGHHNAMTDARATAELLLAQTSYLGGAGRVSLGRMGIQCSRHQYVRGV